The sequence below is a genomic window from Chthoniobacterales bacterium.
TACAGATCCCGTCGAGTTCGCAGGATTGCATGGTCGGTTGAGCAACCGTTGCGGTCTGCAGATGAGTATGGCTGACAAAATGCAAGGAAAAGGGCCTGACCCCACCGACTCCCCCGTGGATTGGCGACTGTCCAATGGCGCTCCACTTAATGCGTCGCCAGACGACCGTGTAGAAAGTATCGCCAGTGGCAGCTCTTGGCTTAAGAGATTCGTTCCACGAAGCGAATCAAGATTTGTTTTTCTATTCGCGATGTATTGCTATGCGGTCGCCCTGGGGGGTATCGCGAGTCAATTGATTGCGCTTGGCGGTCTTTGGGAGATTCGCGTCGATCCGCAAAATGATGTTGCGCACTATGTGCGGCCGGGCTTCGATGGCCGCCCGCTACTCGAAGTTTTGCTTCTTGCTCCGGTTATCGAATCACTCATAATGATCGGCATTATCGAGCTGGTGCGCCGGTTTGGATTCAAGGTGTGTATCCAAGTGGCTGCTTCTGTCGGCGTGAGTTGTTTAATGCACGGCAGACTCTATTGGTTTTCGGCGATCGCGGTTGCCCCCGGCCTGTTCATAATCGCAGCGACTTATGCTTACTGCCGGCACATCTCATTTTGGACGGGTCTCTGGATGATCATACTATTACATTTTGCCCTCAACTTCCTCCCCGGTTTATCTCTAATTATCGAACGCGTCCTTAGCTAAAGGAATTGCCCTGCAAGAGCGTCTCGAGACTCAGGATCAATGCCCATTGACGTGGGACCGCGAAAGGGCTTCGTATTCTTCATTAAGACAAAACTATTTCGACATGAATTCTTATCTGTCCCGGAGGGAGGATCGTTATCCAATGAGCCCGCTACTATCGTCTTTCTCGTGGGAACATGGCTTGGGTGCCTGATAAAAGCCCGCATAGAAAATGAGGCCCAAAATCGGAAGCAGCACGAGAATTACCGACCAAATCAGCTTGCGACCGATAGGATCGGCGCGTTTAACGCGCCATAGACGGACAACCAGATAAACGTTAATCAACCAGCAGAGTACTAGAAAGGCTTCACTACACGGCGAATAGAAGACGGCGGATTCGGTCATCTAGAAGGAGATATTACTGGAAAAATCCAACAGGCCCGTACGGCGACAATTCCGACATTCTCGTGAGCATCAACGGACATCGGTGGCCTTCACCCTGCAAGGTTCACAGAGTCTCGGCAATAGTCGAATCGTATCGTCGGCCTGGGAGATCGCTGGGTCGGTTCGATTCAAGTATTTGCGTTTTCAATCTGATGCGCTTTAGAAATACACCAGAGCGCTCGATCGTGCGATCGCGTCGGTAATCGCGCCAGCAAACTTTGTGCCCAATCCTATGTCGCGCGGGGCGAAGAAACAATGGATGTCATAGGCTTCTAAAGCGTCACGAAGTGCGATGGCTTCACCCGTATCTGCCGCGGCATAACTCAAAAATACCCGGCGCTGCATCTTCGCAGTCAAGCGTTCGTCCTCGGAGAGAGACTCGCGCGATGGTCGTGTGGCTCCATCGCCCATCGGAGCGCTCTGTTGCCGGAAAAAGGTCGAGGAACCGGCGGGCGGAGAGATCGGTGTTCACACACTACTTTTTCGGAGGCATCAATTAAAAGCATAATCTGGAGCGGCTCATTCCCTGAGAGATTCATAGATAAATGAATGGGGGCCGCAATTTGTTGTGTCTTTTGTAGACCCTCTGATGTTGTGTGGTGAGAGGGACCAGTTTGAAGGTGCTTTTGGAGAAAGTAGCATCCAGAGGGGGGGCAGGCAAATGCACTTACACTCGTGTACCCTTAAGCGCAACGCACTGTCTAGAGCAAGTTTATTGAGCATTCACGTCTACTGCACCCAACTGTGCGTTTTAACGGGCTGCGTCGACCTCGAAATACGCCGCCTTGGTCGCGGTTCCATTCGGCAAAATAATACACAGATTACGAAAGCCAGGAAACTTGTTGGGGCGCGCTAGCGCCCCTACGTGGGACCGGTTCTGATCTCACCCAAACACATTTTTGCTGGAGTTCTGCCTCTGCGTTGGATATCCCTAGTCCAGCGCAATAATTAACTCCCCTCTTCCTTTGCCACTGTCAGAGAGCCGAAGCACGTTGGTCGAAAGCATTTGGGATTTTGCTTTCGGATACGACTACTTTGTGTGCCACAGCTGGAAAGACTCGCA
It includes:
- a CDS encoding toll/interleukin-1 receptor domain-containing protein gives rise to the protein MGDGATRPSRESLSEDERLTAKMQRRVFLSYAAADTGEAIALRDALEAYDIHCFFAPRDIGLGTKFAGAITDAIARSSALVYF